CATTTGTGAGtaattttttcgtttttttttatatatactagaGATTGTAGCTTGTTGGGACAAACCAGCAATTCCCGTTCAATTGGCCGGAAAATTGACATCAAAACtctaaattggatttaattaaaatattttgcaaataCCAATTTAATGGACTAAATACTTTTTCCCCTAAAACAATTGAATAGAAATCAAGACACTCTTTGTGGAACAATTTTTCACAGGATACTTCTTATAGATACAAAATTGCTCTTCATAGTTGTAAGATTTAAATTTGTCGAACAAGGGATGTTGTTAGAAGTGAGAAGTTAGCACGCCAGTATGTAACCAATGATTGCTTGTATGATCGGTGAAATTAAGATTTCACAATCAAAAGATCAcgagtttaaattttatgagtataggtatttaatttatttttaataataatatatacattatttatttactttgaagTTGTTGTTGgtatgttgtttttttatcTGCTTTAACTATTgatctatttaaaaatattaatgtatattaaatattataactatattaatagattaaacacacacacacacaccatgATGTACTGAAATCAAGTGCTGGTGCCTACCTCCCACACTTTGTGCGTcctaaatcaaaatataaaaatgtactAAGGTTCAACTCCCCCCTactatgaatattttttcctgTTTCAATCTATGAATTTGCAGCACCACATGGGGTGTGatttttggaccaaaattCATGAATAAATAtccagaaataaaaaaaaaatagaaaaagatgaaGATTAAGAGATTAAATGCACTTAAACGCGATCGAACGTGACTAAGAAAATGTAGCGAGTGATTTATTCCCTTCAATTGGTTTGTATTTGTTTCTTACACTTTTGATCCTgtaactataaatttaaaaaaaaatattgtgtaaaaTGTGCAACTTTTATCcataactataaataataagacTTATAATGATGCTTCATCAtgtaaaattatgttattaacaTATTTTCCTACTTTACGTCACATTTTCTTTACAATAGATAAATTGCACGTCAACACgagatcataaattaatttatacaatcaGCATAAActggaaaataaaaacaaaaatcaaattctagAGTAAAATTCATACATCAAATGCTTATGTCGGCACTTGATATCGTTCTTGTAATAAGTATTTTTCAGGGTTAACGAGCTAAAATTTAGACATGGACGTGCACTCAATCATTCTCCATAGAGGTCGCTGTGATGTGTTTTTTTCAGACAAACTCGTGTATTCAAACTAATCGTAAGCGCAATTACACTAAGTTCAAAGTTGTACACTCAGTAACTGAATCGAGTTCAAACAAGCGTGTTGAGTTCTGTCAAAAACCCAAATCTAACTCAAAATCTCTTGATGAGAaagcaaataaacaaacaCAAGTATTAGCAACAAACAAACATAATTACAACTAATGTATTACAGCATGTAGAATCCCAGGTGGGGAATCCGTTCCCTCCAGTTCTGGGACTGAAGTATGAGGATTGAAACAAAAGGTGTGAGGGCATTGTAATAATTCAAAGATATCGACCAATTTACAAGAAACAATGGTTCCTAAAGATTTAATACTCCAACTCACCTGCCTACATCGTGTTTCGACTATCTTGCCTTTGCCTTTTCGATTGTGTCAGTCACCTCTTGAGATGTATCTCAAAATTCCCTAATAGCAAATCTATCAGTCTGCCAACACATATTTCTTCTCggcataatatttcttttcacttGCTTCCTTCTTGGCATTTCGTTTCTGTGTCAATTGAAGAGCTATTGCGTTATTTGCATGCATATGCATCGAGTGTATCAAGCAACAAGCGATAGCAGAATAAATTTTTCGGATGATTTTGGGTAacagaatatatataagttacaGATTCAAACAGCTTGAAAGAAACTTGGGTAGATAGGTTAACAAAGAATACCAGATAAATCTCGTGATTGGCAATGATCCTTCGAGCTATGGAAGTCGTAGTGATATCTTTTGGGCTCTCGATCATTTGGAAAATTCCCATATTCTTTGGAACAGCATAGGGGTCCGACTTGCCCTGCATGAtgtgattgaaaatttttaccatatgcatttgtcataattactcGGACCAGATTATACCTGAGAACTGGTAAGTTAAACTTACAATTGAGAGAGGGTTTTTCTCCGCAATTGTTCCATGCACGACCAAAGATATGTTGAAGGTTGTAATCTTTACAGGCCAATCACATGGAAGGTAAGAACAGGAGATTTGTCAATAACAGCACATCAAGTTTAAATCCGGGTAAGACATAACTACACGTCAAGAACTTGAAACATGAAATGATGGGGAgcaacaaattcaacaaatacaGATGGTTATACTTTGAAATGTGGGATTTTAATTCCTATGAGTCTCCTAGGACCGCTGCAGAACAGGATGTCTGTTCATTTCCAGCAGAAGACAGGAAGTAGAAAGCAAATTTTCCAATAGCGAAAGTAGGATTCAACTACTATGATTAGATATATCATAGGAAGAGCAATTTTTAACTCATTAATGCCCAAAGTGTAAAATGCTTGTGCAGAATCACGAGTCATACGCGTCCCAATTTCAGGAAGTACGTAAATGTCTGATAGAAGTGAAATTTAGTATTAGATAAAAGGAGATGATGCACCACTGGAAGCTCCAaactttgtgaaaaaaatCCAGGCAACTTATTTGGTCTGAGAAGATAGAAAGATCATAGGAATGCAGAGATAACGTACCATATCTTTAGTAACCTCCCAAGGTGCACCTATGATGACCTCATCAACGTAACGACATGCCAGCACGCTAAGGCTACGCTCGTGGAGATTCATTAGTGGGAAATTAATACCGCGAAGCTCACTGCAGAAGGGAAATTCACTCTCAGTTGATCAGTTCTTCTCACTATCTCAAACATGACCAAAACGATATGACTTGATACTAACTAATGTTGTCGCTCCTTTATGATAATTTTGCTAACATTAGAAGATTATCAATGAGACAACATAATTCCTGACTATCAGAACAGCGCTACAAGCATTGCAGGAGATCGGAGGTCATACCTAACGGTGTGATCAGCATAAATAccaacaagaagaaaatctCCAAGTTGTTTCGCACTCTTTAGAATCTGTATACTCACAAAGAgcaatttttaatcaaataattccaGAAAAAACAAACTGCAAGAAGAGTAGTATTTACATGGCAATTTCCACAAGTGGGTGCAAGTCTTCCAAGCATTTTTCTGTATGCTAATTTTCCTTACAAAAACAatgtaaagaaatattttaacaagCAGAGCTTGCAACAGTGACCAAGCCCAGGGCGATACACCAAAATGGTTTTTCACACaaagatgaaataatataGCATGTAGGGGAAATCgagaaaatatgtaataagaTCCTGATAATCTGATTAATGCAATAGAGATTCAGACAGGCAACATTCTGTAATTAACCAAGAAATGGGAAGTAATCCGAAGTCGTATCTAGTTTAGATAATACTGAAGATGCATATATAGACAATGCATAGTAATAAAACTGGACATGGAAGCTTCATGAAGTTCTATAGTACCTCAACGTGCCCAGCATGAAAAAGATCAAATGCACCATCAATGTAAACAACTCGGGAATTTGGCCCAGGCCCCTGAAATTAGACAAAATAACAGGAGTTCAACCCACAAATCTTCACAGAGAGAAGATTTAGCTTTCAGTCAGAAGTAGGAACAGACCATTACTAGATTTTAGCACCACAGActccaaaaattatacaaagaTAGCAGAAGTCTCCTCCTATATTATTAACGATGATGTAAATGAAGAAGATTTTAGCATGTAAAGCCCATTATGCCAAATGAACTGAATGTTATCATCTGAACTAGTTAATgtatactaaaaaataagaagtaaTTGGTTGTGATATGACCAagttcacataaaataaaattaaaaatatactaattatttttcatctctttGAGTATAACCTATTTTCTGAATTCCAGtcttaatgaaaaaaatcaacacCATAAAGGAGACAGAATTGAACGCAACATCATTAGAGGTGATAGAATTTTCTTTCGTATAGATTCAAtagaataatttgatcatatgcAATATATCAAGTTATCCAATTATGTTTTGAACTGTAAGTACAAACATTAAGCAAATGATTGTTTTACTTGCAGACTTCAGTTAATGAGTCTCCTTTAAGTTTATCAGAAAGAGATGCACTGAAGCCGGAACGAGACCTCAAAAAGGCTCAATAAATTTGGTCcagaaaaaactaattattcgATCATTTAGAGGTCATAATCTCTATTTTCTTCTATTCCTTGAGCAACGTAAGATCGTGAACAACATTTACTATGCATGATATGGCAACCAATCTCTCAAAACCAAGTTCGCTACCACATCTACACTGATTGATAGACAATAGATTCAGGTAATGTTAAAGATCTTAACATGTGATGAATTATCAGCAAGATGACATTTGAGAAAAGGAGTTGAACAGACCTTGCCATTCGAGAATTGCACGATTCTTCTTGAAGTAGGTAGGAAATGAGAAATGTGGCCACCATTAACCAGAGATTTACTGCTCCGCGTGTTGTTTAAGTTATCAACTTCACCAGACGGTTCTGAGAACAATTTTTCTGATTTAGCATCCTTCATACAGGAAAGTATCCTTCCTGCATACGTAATAACATAACAATTAAGATGATCACAGTTATAATCACTTCTCCAACTAAAGTGCTAGTtttaaaattctcattttggGATGAGAATCGCAGTCAATGTAGGGTAATCTTAACTAGATAATGACTAAGGCTGGAAGAGGAAAAACACAAAGTTTCGAAATACCAATCTAGGAAACAAGAGTTGTGAATAAATTGAATGAtaacaaatcataaaaatcatataaaccTCAGCTTATCCAAATATTAAATCAGATTAAACAACATATcccaataaagaaaaacaatcaaGTTCTGGAGCAAGCCTACCATTGACATCTTGAGGAACGAGAAAAATAAacagttaaattaattacaaatattacaaGTTATTGGCTAAAAATAGTTTGTGAAAGGACAGAGAATTGCATATAATAAAGGACCACAACGTCATAGTTTAGGATTTACAGTAAAACAACTCTTAGCTGAACTGCATATCTCCTAGATATATAGCATTCTGGAATCAATTTCGCATTGTAACAATGATGTTCAAGTTTTTTGATAAACCGTTCATGTTATCGTAAAACTATCTTTTAAAGcatataaagaatatatacaTCCATGTTGGTATTATCCTTTAAATAATCTATGCTTGGCATGTAGGACAATGAGCAACAACAGAACATTTTTTGTCAAGTAATCCAATTCAATGGCGAGGCGTGCTGGAGCATTTAAGCAACTTGTCTGTAGCCAAAGAATTCAAAGGGCCAATGTAAGACAGTGACTCACAGATTAAGATAATAGGATAAAggaacaaattaaattttactctGCTAATGCTTGTCATCAGAATAAACCCACAGTGGATTCATACAAGGAGAACATTAAGAGTATATTGGCAACCCAACCCAACTAATCTGGTATTAATTATCACTGCTAAAAAGTTTTTGAACAATCATATGAGAAAAACATACAGGTCAACCATACCTTGACTAGAAGAGATTAAAACATCATAGCAACTCTATATAATCCATAAAGGATTCTTCCAACAAGCATTTTTCAAGTAAACGCTATCTAGAAAAACTTAAACGCAGAGTAAGAAGAATATAGTACCTACAATATCTGTACTGGAGACACCTTCAGTACGTTTGATCTGCTTGTAGCGACCAACTTTCTTTGCTAGAGCATAAGCATCAGTTCCATCAGGAAGAAGGCACGGATCATCACCATGTATAATATAGTCAATCTTGTGCTCCTTGAAAAGTCTATTCATAAAATCTTCAGTAATTTCATAGGGAGCATTAGGAATGACTTCATCCACCCACTTCAACCCACTAACGAGGGCCAGCCTGGTAAAAGGACCTCAAGTTAGAAAGTAAGTACAAGAATCATCTACATGGTACAATCCAAATCATTGGAATGGTCAAAGTTTTTAGGGAGTGTATGATATGTGGGTGAAAATGAAGATAAGTCTACcaacatttttttcaatttactaCTTATTGTGCTTTTCTAAATCAAGACTcataaattgataagaaataCATGAGATGCATATAAAGCCTTCTACcataccaaaagaaaaaatgcagGTATACCTCTCTTGCATGGATAAAACTGGAGGGCCTTTGTTAGATATGATCTCTTCATCACTTACAACTCCAACAACCAATTCATCCCCTAGAGCCTTTGCTTGTCTCAGGGCATTGGCATGCCCATAGTGCATCAGATCAAAACATCCATCCATATACACACGAACACGTTTGTTTGCGGATTTGTTCTTATGAAAAACTCTCAAGTCCGGAAAGAGGTAAGGCATAGTTGGAACACTAATCTTACCGAAGTAGCTGGTGGAAAAACTAAGCAGTGCACAAGTAATCATTATACCACCAAACAGATGAGGATAGAAATAAACCCCATCTTTTATCCAATTGCTGCTCTCAAATTCCATCTGGCTCCTCTTCTTTAATCTTCAGACCCTTGAAAAGGCCTTTTTAATCAATGCAAGAGGAG
The nucleotide sequence above comes from Sesamum indicum cultivar Zhongzhi No. 13 linkage group LG11, S_indicum_v1.0, whole genome shotgun sequence. Encoded proteins:
- the LOC105173868 gene encoding ethanolamine-phosphate cytidylyltransferase-like, translating into MEFESSNWIKDGVYFYPHLFGGIMITCALLSFSTSYFGKISVPTMPYLFPDLRVFHKNKSANKRVRVYMDGCFDLMHYGHANALRQAKALGDELVVGVVSDEEIISNKGPPVLSMQERLALVSGLKWVDEVIPNAPYEITEDFMNRLFKEHKIDYIIHGDDPCLLPDGTDAYALAKKVGRYKQIKRTEGVSSTDIVGRILSCMKDAKSEKLFSEPSGEVDNLNNTRSSKSLVNGGHISHFLPTSRRIVQFSNGKGPGPNSRVVYIDGAFDLFHAGHVEILKSAKQLGDFLLVGIYADHTVSELRGINFPLMNLHERSLSVLACRYVDEVIIGAPWEVTKDMITTFNISLVVHGTIAEKNPLSIGKSDPYAVPKNMGIFQMIESPKDITTTSIARRIIANHEIYLKRNAKKEASEKKYYAEKKYVLAD